Proteins co-encoded in one Christiangramia fulva genomic window:
- a CDS encoding dihydroorotase has translation MKLLLKSVTIIDPQSAHHKKKTDIFIKDGVIGKIGKNISEKADQEIQVKNLHVSRGWFDSSVSFGEPGFEDRETIANGLETAGKSGFTAVVLNPYTQPVLDHSGSIASVRSKAAGHPVSLYPAGALTIKSEGKELAELFDMQEAGAVSFLDYKLPMENPNLLKIALQYARNFNAVVQSFPQENRIAGHGMVNEHKKSTSLGLKGIPNLAEELQVTRDLYLLEYTGGKLHIPTISTEKSVKLIREAKKKGLDVSCSVSVQNLLLDDGELEDFNTNAKLLPPLRTKTDVKALWKGLKDGTIDMVTSDHNPIDVEHKKVEFDNALFGSIGLESAFGALATAANIEEVVKFLTSGKERFNIPNFAIEEQKPADLSLFIPEVEYEFSENDIHSSSKNSVFLGKKLKGKAWGIITGKGIIKNQ, from the coding sequence ATGAAGCTACTCTTAAAATCGGTGACTATCATCGACCCCCAATCTGCTCACCACAAAAAGAAAACCGATATTTTCATCAAAGACGGTGTCATCGGGAAGATCGGAAAGAATATTTCCGAAAAGGCTGACCAAGAAATTCAGGTTAAGAATCTGCATGTTTCCAGGGGCTGGTTTGACAGTAGCGTGAGTTTTGGGGAACCCGGATTTGAAGATCGTGAAACCATTGCTAATGGTCTGGAGACCGCTGGAAAATCAGGATTTACCGCCGTGGTTTTGAATCCTTACACCCAGCCGGTGCTGGATCACAGCGGCAGTATAGCTTCGGTAAGGTCTAAAGCTGCAGGGCATCCCGTAAGCCTTTATCCTGCGGGTGCTTTGACGATAAAGAGCGAAGGCAAAGAACTGGCAGAACTCTTTGATATGCAGGAAGCCGGTGCCGTTAGCTTTTTAGATTACAAGCTCCCAATGGAAAATCCGAATTTGCTTAAGATCGCCCTTCAATATGCACGAAATTTCAATGCCGTGGTACAAAGTTTTCCGCAAGAGAACAGAATTGCCGGCCACGGAATGGTGAATGAACACAAAAAAAGTACTTCCCTTGGTCTCAAAGGAATTCCGAATCTTGCAGAAGAACTGCAGGTTACCAGAGATCTTTATCTTCTGGAATATACCGGTGGAAAGCTTCATATTCCCACAATTTCTACTGAAAAATCGGTTAAACTTATCAGGGAAGCTAAGAAAAAAGGCCTTGATGTTAGTTGTAGCGTAAGCGTGCAGAATTTGCTTTTAGATGACGGTGAACTGGAAGATTTTAATACCAATGCTAAATTGCTTCCGCCACTTCGCACCAAAACTGATGTAAAAGCATTGTGGAAAGGCTTAAAAGACGGAACCATTGATATGGTTACCAGTGACCATAATCCTATTGATGTGGAGCATAAGAAAGTTGAATTTGATAATGCGCTTTTTGGAAGTATAGGGCTGGAATCGGCATTCGGAGCTTTGGCCACAGCGGCGAATATCGAAGAAGTTGTTAAATTCCTTACCTCCGGAAAAGAACGTTTCAATATTCCTAATTTTGCCATTGAGGAACAAAAACCTGCAGACCTGAGTTTATTTATTCCTGAGGTTGAATATGAATTTTCAGAAAACGATATTCATTCTTCATCGAAAAACAGCGTATTCCTTGGTAAAAAGCTCAAGGGAAAAGCATGGGGAATTATTACAGGTAAGGGAATCATAAAAAATCAGTAA
- a CDS encoding DUF4870 domain-containing protein — protein MSSSPEGKTTAIVAYITIIGTIIAYFMNLDPKDPFASFHIRQAFGLHITFYLLGALMGMVHSGFIVGAFYAFFFVLWIYGLVAGVQGEMKEIPILGPLFQKWFSTIS, from the coding sequence ATGAGCAGCTCACCAGAAGGAAAAACTACCGCCATAGTCGCGTATATCACGATCATTGGCACCATCATCGCTTATTTTATGAATCTCGATCCCAAAGATCCCTTCGCCAGCTTTCACATTCGCCAGGCCTTCGGTCTTCATATCACCTTTTACCTGCTGGGAGCACTTATGGGGATGGTCCACAGCGGCTTTATCGTGGGTGCTTTCTACGCTTTCTTTTTTGTTCTTTGGATTTACGGACTTGTAGCCGGTGTTCAGGGAGAAATGAAGGAAATTCCGATCTTAGGCCCTTTATTTCAGAAATGGTTTAGTACAATTTCATGA
- a CDS encoding alpha/beta hydrolase, with translation MMAANLSLKHLVRKPKKETTAKAPALIMLHGYGSDENDLFSFAEELPDELFIISAKAPFRMQPFGNAWYAIHWDSTDGKFSDDQQAIESRELIKKFIDEVVDNYPVDPENINLLGFSQGSILSYAVALSYPEKVKNVVALSGYINEAILKEGFENNDFSQLKFYCSHGSQDQVIPVEWARKTKPFLDKLQIENSYSEFPVGHGVAPQNFWEFREWLATRI, from the coding sequence ATGATGGCTGCAAATCTTTCTTTAAAACATCTCGTTCGGAAACCAAAAAAAGAAACCACTGCAAAAGCTCCTGCTTTGATCATGTTGCATGGCTATGGCAGCGATGAAAACGACCTGTTCTCTTTTGCTGAAGAGTTGCCAGATGAACTTTTCATCATTTCTGCCAAAGCTCCTTTTCGTATGCAGCCGTTTGGAAATGCCTGGTATGCCATTCACTGGGATTCTACCGATGGGAAATTCAGCGATGATCAGCAGGCCATTGAATCAAGGGAACTTATAAAGAAATTCATAGATGAAGTGGTTGACAATTATCCTGTAGATCCTGAAAACATCAACCTTTTAGGTTTTAGCCAGGGAAGTATCTTAAGTTATGCCGTCGCGCTTTCTTACCCTGAAAAGGTCAAAAATGTGGTTGCACTCAGCGGATACATCAATGAAGCCATTTTGAAGGAAGGCTTTGAGAACAATGATTTTTCTCAGCTTAAGTTTTACTGTTCTCACGGTTCTCAGGATCAGGTGATCCCCGTGGAATGGGCCCGAAAAACCAAACCTTTCCTCGATAAGCTGCAAATTGAGAATTCCTATTCCGAATTTCCCGTAGGTCACGGCGTTGCTCCGCAAAATTTCTGGGAATTTCGAGAATGGTTAGCCACGAGGATATAA
- a CDS encoding MBL fold metallo-hydrolase: MEITFLGTGTSQGIPIIGSEHPVCLSKNPKDKRLRVSVLVKWNDYNILIDCGPDFRQQMLANNVKHLDAILFTHEHNDHTAGLDDIRPFFFRQGDIPVFAHKRVLKALRKRFDYIFTTENKYPGAPGVQEHEIENKAFNFHGLNIIPVEFWHNRLQVFGFRMEEFAYLTDLKSIEDQEVEKLQGLKVLVVNALRVEPHHSHFNLEEALEFIDRVKPEKAYLTHISHLLGFHDEVEAKLPPNVHLAYDNLKIKI; the protein is encoded by the coding sequence TTGGAAATAACATTTTTAGGCACAGGAACCTCACAGGGAATCCCGATAATTGGGAGTGAACATCCGGTATGTTTAAGCAAGAATCCAAAAGATAAAAGATTGAGAGTCTCTGTACTGGTTAAATGGAACGATTATAATATTCTAATCGATTGCGGCCCCGATTTCAGGCAGCAGATGCTGGCTAATAATGTAAAGCATCTCGACGCCATTCTTTTTACCCACGAGCATAACGATCACACAGCGGGATTAGACGATATCAGGCCATTTTTCTTCCGCCAGGGCGATATTCCTGTTTTTGCACACAAAAGGGTTTTAAAGGCCCTTCGCAAGCGTTTCGATTATATTTTTACTACTGAAAATAAATATCCCGGCGCACCCGGAGTGCAGGAACATGAAATTGAGAACAAGGCTTTCAATTTTCACGGTCTTAACATTATTCCTGTTGAATTCTGGCATAACCGCCTGCAGGTATTTGGTTTCAGGATGGAAGAATTTGCCTATCTCACCGATTTAAAATCTATAGAAGATCAAGAAGTGGAGAAACTTCAGGGATTAAAGGTTTTAGTGGTGAATGCATTGCGCGTTGAGCCTCATCATTCCCATTTTAATCTTGAAGAAGCACTGGAATTCATCGATAGGGTGAAACCTGAAAAGGCTTATCTTACCCATATAAGCCATTTGCTTGGCTTTCACGATGAAGTGGAGGCGAAATTACCCCCTAATGTTCACCTGGCCTATGATAATCTTAAAATCAAGATTTAA
- a CDS encoding nicotinate-nucleotide adenylyltransferase has translation MPITIMGDKEFENVPSINSKALRINLNENIYGTFSEIGAGQETVRNFFRAGGASGTIAKAMSAYDKDFSDAIYGVESDRRYVTEARLKKMLSHETRLIEERISREKHPNKLFFTYANTVATIDFAKKYKGHGWVGIRYQVEPKEDYNEIILHIRFHENDARHQQNTLGILGVNLIYGAYYKYDNPKKLLRYLYDHIDKDQIEIDTINFSGPRFENVDNRLMSLQLVKNGMTEAVMFGPDGNNVLPAKILYKKNILALRGSFRPVTKVNMDMYERSKEMFFRESKVSKENTEIIFEITLSNLRAEGEIDERDFMDRAELLCSLGQTVMISNFQEYYRVVEYFSRYSKQRMGLTMGVQNLIDVFDEKYYRHLSGGILEAFGKLFFKDLKVYLYPLKDPDTGEITTSENVKVHPRMKELYKFFKYNGRVEDITDYNPEILDIYSREVLKMISEGKDGWEDMLPEKTTKMIKEQNLFHYKESKKKAENTQKV, from the coding sequence ATGCCAATTACCATAATGGGCGACAAGGAATTTGAAAATGTTCCTTCGATTAACAGTAAAGCCCTTCGCATCAATTTAAATGAAAATATCTACGGAACATTTTCAGAAATTGGTGCAGGTCAGGAAACGGTAAGAAACTTTTTCCGGGCCGGTGGTGCCTCAGGTACGATTGCGAAAGCAATGAGTGCCTACGACAAGGATTTTAGCGATGCTATTTATGGAGTTGAAAGCGATCGCCGTTATGTCACCGAGGCACGTTTAAAAAAGATGCTTTCTCATGAAACCCGCCTTATTGAAGAAAGAATTTCTCGCGAAAAACATCCCAATAAACTCTTTTTTACCTACGCCAACACGGTTGCAACCATCGATTTTGCCAAGAAATATAAAGGTCACGGATGGGTAGGCATTCGATACCAGGTGGAACCAAAAGAAGATTATAACGAAATTATTCTTCACATTCGTTTTCACGAAAACGACGCACGTCACCAGCAGAATACACTTGGAATTTTAGGTGTAAATCTTATTTACGGTGCCTATTACAAGTATGATAATCCTAAAAAATTACTTCGATATCTTTACGATCATATTGATAAAGACCAGATCGAGATCGATACCATCAATTTTTCCGGGCCGCGATTTGAAAATGTGGATAACCGCCTTATGAGCCTTCAGCTCGTTAAGAACGGGATGACCGAAGCGGTAATGTTCGGACCTGACGGAAATAACGTGCTGCCGGCAAAAATCCTTTACAAAAAGAATATTCTTGCTCTTCGCGGTAGTTTCAGGCCTGTTACCAAGGTAAATATGGATATGTACGAGCGCTCCAAAGAGATGTTCTTCAGGGAAAGTAAAGTTTCCAAAGAAAATACGGAGATCATTTTTGAGATCACACTTTCCAATCTTCGGGCAGAAGGGGAAATTGACGAAAGAGATTTTATGGATCGCGCAGAGTTACTTTGTTCCTTAGGCCAGACCGTAATGATCTCGAATTTCCAGGAATATTATCGCGTAGTTGAATACTTCTCAAGATATTCGAAACAGCGCATGGGATTAACCATGGGAGTTCAAAACCTTATAGATGTCTTCGACGAAAAATATTACCGCCACCTGAGCGGAGGTATCCTGGAAGCTTTCGGAAAGCTGTTTTTTAAAGATTTGAAGGTTTACCTCTATCCGCTTAAAGATCCGGATACGGGAGAAATTACTACCAGTGAGAACGTGAAAGTTCATCCGCGAATGAAAGAACTTTACAAATTCTTCAAGTATAACGGACGCGTAGAAGATATCACTGATTACAATCCCGAAATCCTGGATATTTATTCACGTGAAGTGTTAAAAATGATCAGTGAAGGTAAAGATGGCTGGGAAGATATGTTACCAGAGAAAACTACAAAAATGATCAAAGAGCAGAATCTTTTCCATTATAAAGAAAGCAAGAAGAAAGCTGAGAACACACAGAAAGTTTAA
- the murA gene encoding UDP-N-acetylglucosamine 1-carboxyvinyltransferase codes for MGTFQIEGGHRLSGEIQPQGAKNEALQILCAVLLTEEEVRINNIPDILDVNKLITLLKNLGVKIEKLGKGSYSFKSDNLDQEYLSSEQFKKDGGGLRGSIMIVGPLLGRFGKGFIPKPGGDKIGRRRLDTHFEGFMKLGANFRYNKEERFYGVEAPNGLKGDFMLLEEASVTGTANIVMAAVLAKGTTTIYNAACEPYLQQLCKMLNSMGAKISGVGSNLLSIEGVEKLGGCEHTILPDMVEIGSWIGLAAMTRSEITIKNVNWEMLGIIPTTFRKLGITVEKKGDDIHIPAHTEGYEVQSFIDGSIMSISDAPWPGFTPDLLSIILVVATQARGSILVHQKMFESRLFFVDKLIDMGAKIILCDPHRATVIGHDFKSQLKATTMTSPDIRAGISLLIAALSAKGTSTIHNIEQIDRGYENIEERLKAIGAKIERLE; via the coding sequence ATGGGAACTTTTCAAATTGAAGGCGGCCATCGTTTAAGCGGGGAGATACAGCCTCAGGGTGCAAAAAACGAAGCTCTCCAAATTTTATGCGCTGTTTTACTTACCGAAGAAGAAGTCAGGATCAACAACATTCCAGATATCCTGGATGTTAATAAACTTATCACTCTTCTTAAAAACCTCGGTGTCAAGATCGAAAAACTTGGCAAGGGAAGTTATAGCTTCAAAAGTGATAATTTAGATCAGGAGTATCTTTCCAGTGAACAATTTAAAAAAGACGGGGGAGGCTTAAGAGGCTCTATTATGATCGTGGGCCCTTTACTTGGGCGCTTCGGAAAAGGTTTTATTCCCAAACCCGGAGGTGATAAAATTGGTAGACGAAGACTGGACACCCACTTTGAGGGTTTTATGAAACTTGGAGCCAATTTTCGGTATAATAAAGAAGAAAGGTTTTACGGCGTTGAAGCACCAAATGGATTGAAAGGTGATTTCATGCTTCTTGAAGAAGCCTCGGTTACTGGCACCGCCAATATTGTAATGGCTGCCGTTCTTGCCAAAGGCACTACCACTATTTATAACGCGGCCTGTGAACCCTATTTGCAGCAGCTTTGTAAAATGCTGAATTCCATGGGCGCTAAAATAAGCGGTGTGGGTTCTAACCTTTTGAGTATTGAAGGAGTTGAAAAACTTGGTGGCTGCGAGCACACGATTTTGCCTGATATGGTTGAGATTGGTTCCTGGATAGGTCTTGCGGCGATGACCCGCAGCGAGATCACCATTAAAAATGTGAACTGGGAAATGTTGGGAATAATACCCACTACCTTTAGAAAACTTGGGATCACCGTAGAAAAAAAGGGAGATGACATTCATATTCCTGCCCATACTGAGGGTTACGAGGTTCAAAGTTTTATAGATGGTTCTATCATGAGCATTAGTGATGCGCCATGGCCCGGTTTTACCCCCGATCTTTTAAGTATAATTTTGGTAGTGGCTACTCAGGCCAGGGGTAGTATTTTAGTGCATCAGAAGATGTTTGAAAGCAGGCTGTTCTTTGTAGATAAGCTTATAGATATGGGAGCAAAGATCATTCTCTGTGATCCGCACCGTGCTACAGTGATCGGACACGATTTTAAATCTCAGTTGAAAGCGACTACCATGACCTCGCCAGATATTCGCGCGGGTATTTCTCTTTTAATTGCTGCACTTTCGGCGAAAGGCACTTCTACCATTCATAATATCGAACAGATCGATCGTGGTTATGAAAATATTGAAGAAAGACTTAAGGCTATTGGAGCTAAAATTGAAAGACTGGAGTAG
- a CDS encoding DUF4290 domain-containing protein — protein sequence MTNALEYNSERSKLIIPEYGRHLQKMVEHAVSIEDDKERNKVAQSIISVMGNMNPHLRDVPDFQHKLWDQLFIISDFKLDVDSPFPKPTPEMLAERPEGLDYPENNPKYRFYGNNIKKMIDEVKDWEESDLKEALVLSIANHMKKSYLNWNRDTVDDKVIFDHLKELSNGKLNLKNADEDLSEASDLIRGGGKKKYSKSNKKSGRKGGRKRH from the coding sequence TTGACCAACGCATTAGAATACAACTCTGAAAGGAGTAAACTCATAATTCCCGAGTACGGGAGACATCTTCAGAAAATGGTGGAACATGCCGTAAGCATTGAAGATGATAAGGAACGGAATAAAGTTGCCCAGTCCATAATTTCGGTAATGGGTAATATGAATCCTCATCTACGTGATGTTCCCGATTTTCAGCATAAACTATGGGACCAGCTGTTCATCATCAGCGATTTTAAGCTTGATGTGGACTCTCCTTTTCCAAAACCTACGCCTGAAATGCTCGCCGAAAGACCTGAGGGGTTGGATTATCCTGAAAATAATCCCAAATATCGCTTCTACGGAAACAATATCAAGAAGATGATAGACGAGGTGAAAGACTGGGAAGAGAGCGATCTTAAAGAAGCCTTGGTACTGAGTATCGCCAATCATATGAAGAAGTCTTACCTGAACTGGAACCGCGATACGGTTGATGATAAGGTCATTTTTGATCATCTAAAGGAACTTAGCAATGGAAAGCTAAATCTTAAAAATGCCGATGAAGATCTTAGCGAAGCCTCAGATCTCATTCGGGGTGGAGGTAAAAAGAAATACTCGAAAAGCAATAAAAAATCAGGCCGAAAAGGAGGCCGCAAACGCCACTAA
- a CDS encoding DUF493 family protein: MSDKKDSEEFYAKLKKQLQDTSMWPSEYLYKFIVPTKGEQISQVEKIFDNTGAVIETKKSKKGTYTSVSINVRMKNPDAVIEKYREVAKKVEGVISL, encoded by the coding sequence ATGAGTGATAAGAAAGATTCAGAAGAATTTTACGCAAAATTAAAGAAGCAGCTTCAGGATACTTCAATGTGGCCTTCAGAATATCTTTATAAATTCATCGTTCCTACCAAAGGAGAGCAAATTTCCCAGGTGGAGAAAATTTTTGATAACACTGGTGCGGTTATTGAAACAAAAAAATCGAAAAAAGGTACCTACACCAGCGTTTCTATAAATGTAAGAATGAAAAATCCCGACGCGGTCATTGAAAAATACCGCGAGGTGGCAAAAAAGGTGGAAGGGGTGATTTCGCTATAA
- a CDS encoding AAA family ATPase, with the protein MKTKKIVITGGPGTGKSSIVKELERKGETCLHEISRQITLDARKDGIEQLFLSRPLLFSQKLLEGRLKQFHEATAFEADHIFIDRGLPDVIAYMDFFNTPYPQTFVNTCGKHRYDEIFFLPPWEEIYQSDNERYENFEEALKISSYLYKTYKDYGYKPIEVPKDSVEKRCRFILENL; encoded by the coding sequence GTGAAAACAAAGAAAATTGTTATTACCGGCGGGCCTGGTACCGGAAAATCATCTATTGTAAAAGAACTCGAAAGAAAAGGTGAAACCTGTCTCCATGAGATTTCGAGACAAATCACCCTCGATGCCAGAAAAGATGGAATTGAGCAACTGTTCCTTTCGCGGCCATTGTTGTTTAGCCAAAAACTCCTGGAAGGCAGGTTGAAGCAATTCCATGAAGCCACCGCCTTTGAAGCCGATCATATTTTTATTGATCGCGGCCTGCCCGATGTAATAGCTTATATGGATTTTTTCAATACTCCTTATCCCCAGACTTTTGTAAATACCTGTGGAAAGCACCGTTATGATGAAATTTTTTTTCTGCCCCCCTGGGAAGAAATTTATCAAAGTGATAACGAGCGCTATGAAAACTTTGAAGAAGCCCTGAAAATTTCGTCTTATCTTTATAAAACCTATAAAGATTATGGATATAAGCCTATTGAAGTCCCAAAAGATAGTGTGGAAAAACGCTGCAGGTTTATTCTCGAAAATCTCTAA
- a CDS encoding RecQ family ATP-dependent DNA helicase, protein MQQEALKILEKYWGFQEFRSQQGEVIESILSQKDTLTLFPTGGGKSLCFQIPSLIQDGICLVISPLVSLMEDQVNALAQKNIKAMAITGGISFDDLDRMLDNCIYGNYKFLYLSPERLQQEIVRERIKQMQVNLIAVDEAHCISQWGHDFRPAYRNIAELRELLPESPVAAFTATATKEVVKDICNQLKLKDAAIHKKSYERSNLKYEVIRTEDKSYRLRQILKGDSAIIYVRSRKATQEISEFLTKNNITAAPYHGGMKKNEKSAIFEKWMTNKTSVIVATTAFGMGIDKPDVRTVIHIDLPESLESYFQEAGRAGRDGKLASAVILTNDADIPVLKNQFLHNLASVEDLKLVYRKLNSYFVIAYGEGENTEHDFNFADFCHQYQFNSNKTYNAIQLLDRCSILRFTQNYRKKTEIQVLLSGAHLDLFLDENPKYASLLRTILRNYGGIFENLIPFSLASVSEKSGISEERAIGILEELAEKEVIDFNFARHDASITFLVPREDSATINPVIPFIQQYNQSKKEKIEAVLKYVANDTKCRQQQLLEYFGETSIRPCGKCSVCVSERKELTKKEMNEIYMGIEKILQTGHKTSRELVNELPYAEASVIKVLSLLVEKGVLKTTVDNKYQLVKK, encoded by the coding sequence TTGCAACAGGAAGCTTTAAAAATACTCGAAAAATACTGGGGTTTTCAGGAATTCAGGTCGCAGCAGGGCGAGGTAATAGAATCTATACTTTCGCAGAAAGATACTTTAACCCTATTTCCCACCGGTGGCGGTAAATCTTTGTGTTTTCAAATTCCCAGCTTGATCCAGGATGGTATTTGCCTGGTAATTTCTCCACTGGTCTCTCTTATGGAAGATCAGGTAAACGCGCTGGCGCAAAAGAATATCAAAGCTATGGCCATTACCGGCGGTATTTCGTTTGATGACCTTGATCGCATGCTCGATAACTGCATCTACGGAAATTATAAATTCCTTTATCTTTCTCCGGAAAGGCTTCAGCAGGAAATTGTTCGGGAACGAATAAAGCAGATGCAGGTAAATCTTATCGCTGTAGATGAAGCGCATTGTATTTCCCAATGGGGCCATGACTTCAGGCCTGCCTACCGGAATATTGCGGAATTACGCGAACTTTTACCCGAAAGTCCCGTAGCCGCTTTTACGGCAACTGCCACAAAAGAGGTTGTTAAGGACATTTGTAACCAACTAAAACTGAAGGATGCTGCGATTCATAAAAAATCTTATGAAAGATCTAATCTTAAGTATGAGGTAATTAGGACTGAAGATAAATCTTACCGGTTAAGACAGATCCTGAAGGGAGATTCGGCCATTATTTATGTAAGAAGCCGAAAAGCCACGCAGGAAATTTCTGAGTTCCTCACAAAAAATAATATTACCGCTGCACCTTATCACGGCGGTATGAAAAAAAATGAGAAATCGGCTATTTTCGAAAAATGGATGACCAATAAAACCAGCGTCATTGTTGCTACCACTGCTTTCGGAATGGGAATTGACAAGCCCGATGTTCGAACCGTGATCCACATCGATCTTCCGGAAAGTCTTGAAAGTTATTTCCAGGAAGCCGGACGTGCGGGAAGGGATGGTAAACTTGCAAGTGCTGTAATTCTCACCAATGATGCCGATATTCCTGTTTTAAAAAATCAGTTTTTACATAATCTTGCTTCAGTAGAAGACCTGAAACTGGTTTACAGAAAGTTAAATTCATACTTTGTCATTGCTTATGGCGAAGGTGAAAACACCGAGCATGATTTTAATTTCGCCGATTTCTGCCATCAGTACCAGTTCAACTCCAATAAAACCTATAATGCCATTCAGCTGCTGGATCGTTGCAGCATTTTGCGTTTTACCCAAAACTATAGAAAGAAAACAGAGATACAGGTGCTCTTAAGCGGAGCACATCTGGATCTTTTTCTGGATGAAAACCCAAAATATGCTTCCTTATTAAGAACGATTTTGAGAAATTACGGTGGGATTTTTGAAAATCTCATCCCATTCAGCCTGGCGTCAGTTTCAGAAAAATCGGGAATTTCAGAAGAGCGAGCGATTGGTATTCTGGAGGAACTGGCCGAAAAGGAAGTGATCGATTTCAATTTTGCCAGGCATGATGCCAGTATTACATTTCTCGTTCCCCGTGAAGATAGCGCTACTATAAATCCGGTTATTCCTTTTATTCAGCAATATAACCAGTCAAAAAAAGAAAAGATCGAGGCGGTATTAAAATATGTTGCGAACGATACCAAATGCCGGCAACAGCAATTACTGGAATATTTCGGGGAAACTTCTATTCGCCCTTGCGGAAAATGTTCGGTTTGTGTTTCAGAAAGAAAAGAGCTGACAAAAAAAGAGATGAACGAAATTTATATGGGTATTGAAAAAATCCTTCAAACAGGTCACAAAACTTCAAGAGAACTGGTAAACGAATTGCCTTATGCCGAAGCTTCTGTAATAAAAGTCCTAAGTTTGCTGGTAGAAAAGGGAGTTTTGAAAACAACTGTAGATAATAAATACCAATTAGTTAAGAAATGA
- the fmt gene encoding methionyl-tRNA formyltransferase, whose translation MRDLRIVFMGTPEFAVKSLEAILKEGFNVVGVVTAPDRPAGRGRKLQQSDVKRYAESKNLKVLQPSNLKSEQFQDQLKELNPNVQVVVAFRMLPEKVWKFPKYGTFNLHASLLPQYRGAAPINWAIINGEQKTGVSSFFLDEKIDTGSIILQKELKISENENVGELHDRLMETGADLVVKTLNLIAKDKVKPTPQLPSKNLRPAPKLSSENTKIDWNDSIENIHNLIRGLSPYPVAWSYLENSPNDEFRVKIYDGEKIYQEHHLPNGTICVQGDKLKVAVDHGFILIKEIQLPGKKRMKTKDLLNGFDFAPEAKMR comes from the coding sequence ATGAGAGATCTGAGGATCGTTTTTATGGGCACGCCCGAATTTGCCGTTAAAAGCCTTGAAGCCATTTTAAAGGAAGGATTTAATGTGGTGGGAGTTGTGACCGCTCCAGACAGGCCTGCCGGAAGAGGCCGAAAGCTTCAGCAGAGCGACGTTAAACGTTACGCCGAATCGAAAAACTTAAAAGTATTACAACCCTCAAATCTGAAATCGGAGCAATTTCAAGATCAGTTAAAAGAGTTAAATCCAAATGTACAGGTGGTGGTGGCTTTTAGGATGCTTCCCGAGAAAGTGTGGAAATTCCCCAAATATGGGACCTTTAATTTACATGCTTCCCTCCTGCCTCAGTACCGCGGTGCGGCGCCCATTAATTGGGCAATTATTAATGGAGAACAAAAAACAGGCGTTTCAAGCTTTTTTCTGGATGAAAAAATTGATACCGGATCTATAATTCTCCAAAAAGAACTGAAAATTTCAGAAAATGAAAATGTTGGCGAATTGCATGACAGGTTAATGGAAACCGGTGCCGACCTGGTGGTGAAAACACTTAACCTGATTGCCAAAGACAAAGTGAAACCAACCCCGCAACTTCCATCTAAAAATCTGAGGCCGGCTCCAAAACTTTCTTCGGAAAACACTAAAATAGACTGGAATGATTCAATTGAAAATATACATAATCTAATTCGGGGTTTAAGTCCATATCCCGTTGCCTGGTCATATCTTGAAAATTCTCCAAATGACGAATTCAGGGTAAAGATCTATGATGGAGAGAAGATATACCAGGAACATCATTTGCCGAACGGTACTATATGTGTGCAGGGTGATAAATTAAAAGTTGCCGTGGACCATGGCTTTATATTGATCAAAGAAATTCAGCTTCCCGGGAAGAAAAGAATGAAGACAAAAGACCTCTTAAATGGTTTTGATTTCGCCCCCGAAGCTAAAATGCGCTAA
- a CDS encoding HU family DNA-binding protein has protein sequence MNKTDLIDAMAENAGISKAAAKKALESFLENVEKSLKKGDRVSLVGFGSWSVSKRAAREGRNPQTGKTIKIAAKNVVKFKAGADLQKAVN, from the coding sequence ATGAACAAAACAGATTTAATCGATGCAATGGCTGAAAACGCTGGAATTTCTAAAGCAGCAGCGAAAAAAGCATTAGAGTCTTTCCTTGAAAACGTAGAAAAATCTCTTAAGAAAGGAGACCGAGTATCACTAGTAGGATTTGGATCATGGTCAGTATCCAAAAGAGCTGCTCGTGAAGGAAGAAACCCACAAACCGGAAAAACCATTAAAATTGCTGCTAAAAACGTAGTGAAATTTAAAGCCGGAGCAGATTTACAAAAAGCTGTGAACTAA